In the Maridesulfovibrio ferrireducens genome, one interval contains:
- a CDS encoding NHLP leader peptide family RiPP precursor has translation MAEQNELQKKWAKIVAKSWADEDYKQRLLNDPAAVMKEEGIDMPEGVKFKCVEATEKQAWLVLPPKPGKGCIEAGEERLAAILSSCCYMCS, from the coding sequence ATGGCAGAACAAAACGAACTACAAAAAAAATGGGCAAAGATCGTAGCAAAATCATGGGCCGATGAAGACTACAAACAACGGCTCCTCAACGATCCGGCTGCTGTAATGAAAGAAGAAGGCATCGACATGCCAGAAGGCGTGAAATTCAAATGCGTAGAAGCCACCGAAAAGCAGGCATGGTTGGTGCTACCGCCAAAGCCGGGAAAAGGATGTATTGAGGCTGGAGAAGAACGTCTGGCAGCTATATTATCGTCTTGCTGCTATATGTGTTCTTAA
- a CDS encoding NHLP leader peptide family RiPP precursor, whose product MTKQNEQQKQWAKIVAKAWADEDYKQRLLNDPTAVMKEEGIEVPEGVKFKCVEATEKQAWLVLPPRPGKGCIEAGEERLAAIFASNCFLCF is encoded by the coding sequence ATGACAAAACAAAACGAACAGCAAAAACAATGGGCAAAAATAGTAGCAAAGGCATGGGCCGACGAAGACTACAAACAGCGGCTCCTCAACGATCCGACCGCTGTAATGAAAGAAGAAGGCATAGAAGTGCCAGAAGGCGTGAAATTCAAATGCGTAGAAGCCACCGAAAAGCAGGCATGGTTGGTGCTGCCGCCAAGGCCGGGAAAAGGGTGTATTGAGGCTGGAGAAGAACGTCTGGCAGCTATCTTCGCGTCTAACTGCTTTTTGTGCTTTTAG